The following are encoded in a window of Clostridium thermarum genomic DNA:
- a CDS encoding TIGR01212 family radical SAM protein (This family includes YhcC from E. coli K-12, an uncharacterized radical SAM protein.), whose product MKYWGDKPYYSLNYFLREKFGQKVFKVSLDAGFSCPNRDGTISSGGCIFCSERGSGDFAGCRSFSITQQFNDIKAMMNKKWNAGKYIAYFQAYTNTYGSVDLLREKYEEAIRPEGVVALAIATRPDCLSPEIIELLKEMNQKVYVWVELGLQTMDDRIAKIINRGYKIQAFERALEDLREAGIDVVVHTIFGLPGEDREGMLNTVKYLSNSDIQGIKIHLLHLMKNTPLEKLYDLGRVSFMSMEEYIDTVCTAVKLLREDIVIHRLTGDAPRDLLIGPMWSLKKWEILNAIDKKLIENQWYQGLDFSTNK is encoded by the coding sequence ATGAAGTATTGGGGAGATAAACCGTATTATAGTTTAAATTATTTTTTAAGAGAAAAGTTCGGGCAGAAAGTGTTTAAGGTATCCTTAGACGCTGGTTTTTCATGCCCCAATAGGGATGGAACCATCAGCAGCGGTGGCTGCATATTTTGCAGTGAGCGTGGGTCCGGGGACTTTGCAGGCTGCAGAAGTTTTTCTATAACCCAGCAGTTTAATGATATTAAAGCAATGATGAATAAAAAGTGGAATGCTGGTAAGTATATTGCATATTTCCAAGCCTATACTAATACTTATGGAAGCGTAGACCTATTAAGGGAGAAATATGAGGAAGCTATCAGACCGGAGGGGGTAGTTGCCCTGGCCATAGCAACAAGACCGGATTGCTTAAGTCCGGAGATAATTGAGCTCTTAAAAGAGATGAATCAAAAGGTATACGTGTGGGTAGAGCTCGGCCTTCAGACTATGGATGACAGGATTGCTAAAATAATTAACAGGGGGTACAAGATCCAGGCATTTGAAAGAGCGCTTGAAGATTTGCGTGAGGCTGGCATTGACGTGGTTGTACATACTATATTCGGATTGCCGGGGGAAGACAGAGAAGGCATGCTTAATACAGTAAAGTACCTGTCCAATTCTGATATACAGGGGATAAAAATACATTTACTCCATTTAATGAAGAATACACCCCTTGAGAAGTTATATGATCTGGGCCGGGTAAGTTTTATGAGCATGGAAGAATACATCGATACAGTATGCACTGCAGTAAAGTTACTCCGTGAGGATATTGTAATACATAGACTTACCGGTGATGCTCCAAGAGACCTCTTAATAGGGCCAATGTGGAGCCTTAAAAAGTGGGAAATACTAAATGCCATAGATAAAAAGCTGATAGAAAATCAATGGTATCAAGGTTTGGACTTTTCTACAAATAAGTAA
- a CDS encoding transporter → MLKRNLSGIFQIAAVFIGTIVGAGLASGREITQFFTAYGYKSYIGILLCGIIYILVCSMFIKISTKYRLKSYNDLIKLISPGILGQITDIFTSFFLISGTAIILAGSGALLHQYYGVSKWLGIGIMAILAFIVLMMDTQGLVGINSLIVPALILIISTIFILYLAFSKDNISLSHLKSIPYTKNQWLLSTLLYAGFNILCCSGVLVPLTDEYKKNSNLIWGVSLGAIGLTLLCGAINLMLMLNVPYIYKYEIPLLYISHRFGRAIQIMLLIIIWLEMFSTVVSDVFSVAKMLQNLSDKNKAFGGSYCRSSIINKFLNFITYKRSVVLILLLAIPVSQIGFANLIKVLYPSFGVISLIFIVQCTFFYIHNKVYK, encoded by the coding sequence ATGTTGAAAAGAAACTTATCTGGTATTTTTCAAATAGCAGCTGTCTTTATTGGTACCATTGTGGGTGCAGGTCTTGCATCCGGCAGAGAGATAACTCAGTTTTTTACAGCCTACGGATACAAAAGCTATATAGGAATACTACTATGTGGAATAATATACATACTGGTATGTTCCATGTTTATTAAAATTTCAACGAAATACAGATTAAAATCTTATAATGATTTGATCAAGCTCATCAGTCCAGGTATTCTGGGGCAAATAACTGATATATTCACAAGTTTTTTCCTTATAAGCGGAACTGCTATCATATTAGCAGGAAGCGGTGCATTACTGCACCAATACTACGGTGTGTCTAAGTGGTTAGGGATTGGTATTATGGCAATACTGGCCTTCATTGTGTTAATGATGGATACCCAGGGCCTCGTTGGCATAAACTCATTAATCGTTCCGGCTTTAATTCTAATTATCTCTACAATCTTTATTTTATATTTAGCCTTTTCAAAAGATAATATTAGCTTAAGCCACCTAAAGTCTATACCCTACACGAAAAACCAATGGCTTTTATCCACACTGCTGTATGCAGGCTTTAATATCCTGTGCTGCTCCGGTGTATTAGTTCCATTAACTGATGAGTATAAAAAGAACTCGAACTTGATTTGGGGAGTCTCTCTTGGAGCTATTGGCCTTACTCTGCTTTGCGGTGCTATAAACCTCATGCTCATGCTAAACGTTCCCTACATATATAAGTATGAAATACCCCTGCTATACATATCACACCGATTCGGAAGAGCTATACAGATAATGCTATTAATTATCATCTGGCTTGAAATGTTCTCCACAGTTGTTTCCGATGTATTTAGTGTAGCAAAAATGCTGCAGAATCTGTCAGATAAAAACAAAGCCTTTGGTGGCTCTTACTGCAGAAGTTCAATAATAAATAAATTTTTGAATTTCATCACCTACAAAAGGTCTGTAGTTCTAATACTGCTGCTGGCCATACCCGTATCCCAAATAGGCTTTGCCAATTTGATAAAAGTACTGTATCCATCCTTTGGGGTAATAAGTCTCATCTTCATCGTTCAATGCACCTTCTTCTATATCCACAACAAGGTTTATAAATAG
- a CDS encoding radical SAM protein — protein MMNLLESCRLCPRNCGVNRLKGELGYCGAGAGVKVARAALHHWEEPCISGEAGSGTVFFSNCSLRCVFCQNNDISQCSVGKEISIERLAEIFIELQDKGALNINLVTPTHYVPLIIEAIKLAKDKGLSLPILYNCSGYENVETIKLLKGYIDVYLPDLKYFNSKYSVKYSNAANYFEFASKAVREMLDQVGKPVFDDRGIIQKGVIVRHMMLPGLLFDSKKIIDFVYKNFGDDVYISIMNQYTPNYKSSLYPEIDRPLRKDHYEALIDYALELGIKNGFIQEEGTASKVFIPPFNLEGV, from the coding sequence ATGATGAATTTGCTTGAAAGTTGTAGGTTGTGTCCACGGAATTGTGGTGTTAATAGATTAAAAGGAGAGCTTGGTTACTGTGGAGCAGGTGCAGGAGTAAAGGTAGCAAGAGCTGCCCTGCATCATTGGGAGGAACCCTGTATATCCGGAGAAGCAGGTTCCGGCACAGTGTTCTTTTCAAATTGTAGTCTAAGATGTGTATTTTGCCAAAATAATGATATTAGCCAGTGCTCTGTAGGCAAGGAAATATCCATAGAAAGATTGGCAGAAATTTTTATTGAACTTCAAGATAAAGGGGCTTTGAATATTAATCTTGTAACCCCTACTCACTATGTTCCCCTAATAATTGAGGCAATTAAATTGGCCAAAGACAAGGGCTTATCCCTGCCTATTCTATATAACTGCAGTGGCTACGAGAATGTTGAAACCATAAAACTTCTTAAAGGATACATAGATGTTTATCTTCCGGATTTAAAGTATTTTAATAGTAAGTATTCTGTAAAATACTCTAACGCCGCAAACTATTTTGAGTTTGCTTCAAAGGCTGTCAGGGAAATGTTAGACCAGGTTGGCAAACCGGTTTTTGATGATAGGGGAATAATCCAAAAGGGTGTTATAGTAAGGCATATGATGCTGCCAGGGCTTCTTTTTGATTCAAAGAAAATTATAGATTTCGTCTATAAAAACTTTGGTGATGATGTTTATATAAGTATCATGAATCAATATACCCCTAATTATAAAAGTTCACTATATCCTGAGATAGATAGGCCTTTAAGGAAGGACCACTACGAAGCATTAATCGATTATGCCTTAGAATTAGGCATTAAAAATGGCTTTATTCAAGAAGAAGGCACAGCCTCTAAGGTATTTATACCGCCCTTTAATCTGGAAGGAGTGTAA
- a CDS encoding heme NO-binding domain-containing protein: MKGTVVSTWMKTCRKLYGHDIVDAAMEAVGWGSKKIFSPIENVEDHQVGEAVAKISRDAKVDLKQLWRNIGKDNIQAFYRDFPAFFKYDNLYSFFKALFDIHVEMTKKFIGAKPPLVEINPVSSRKAIFTYQSSRGMFDYFLGLIDGSCEFFEEKLEIEELEKTETSLKLMLTFEKDIYFKKKYRFNSILSLGFIKSIPVKNSIFTFIISFAVFVPLFGLNDLVKALIGAFTAAAATGIGSALLNRPKTLIEEELARFAKNEYIYDGDIVTKDYFEDLYKQLKDYKKALKSDFVSFKGVTDEMNTFIDSINKIYASMSHTSTEIAGVVEQVASGAIAQAENTETAVFSLNNNIQSLNAIVNNENINKDKLDEAMAKINNSYINVEGTTRNILGTLNSFRQVKDLGINLEGKVNDITGIVSIVSSIAEQTNLLALNASIEAARAGEHGRGFAVVADSIRKLAEQSKEAVEDINSNLAIFVSDINALVDSIETQYDILESETKSLENVRSINFEANEAIKTVAASMTETIKELNKEAESIADIYNGIESLAAIAEENSASSQEVSSSVATYINELNKLMDSIQEFRNITEEFKTGLGKYKI, from the coding sequence ATGAAGGGTACGGTAGTTTCAACCTGGATGAAAACCTGTAGAAAGTTATATGGCCACGATATCGTTGATGCAGCAATGGAAGCAGTAGGCTGGGGTAGCAAGAAAATATTTTCTCCCATAGAAAATGTAGAAGATCATCAGGTGGGAGAGGCAGTGGCTAAAATATCAAGAGATGCCAAGGTGGATTTAAAACAGCTTTGGCGGAACATTGGAAAGGATAATATCCAAGCCTTCTACAGAGACTTTCCTGCATTCTTTAAGTACGATAACTTATACTCATTCTTTAAAGCTCTTTTTGATATTCATGTGGAAATGACAAAGAAATTTATTGGAGCTAAGCCACCGCTGGTAGAAATAAATCCTGTATCTTCCAGAAAAGCAATATTTACTTATCAATCCTCCAGAGGCATGTTCGATTACTTCTTGGGGTTAATAGACGGAAGCTGTGAGTTCTTTGAAGAAAAACTTGAAATTGAAGAATTGGAAAAGACGGAAACTTCCTTGAAGTTGATGCTTACCTTTGAAAAAGATATATATTTTAAGAAGAAGTATAGATTCAACAGTATACTGTCCTTAGGATTTATAAAAAGCATACCAGTTAAAAACTCCATATTTACCTTTATAATATCCTTTGCAGTCTTTGTTCCCCTATTTGGCTTAAATGATTTAGTAAAGGCCTTAATAGGAGCCTTCACAGCTGCAGCAGCTACTGGGATTGGAAGTGCTTTGCTAAATAGGCCAAAGACCTTAATCGAAGAGGAACTTGCCAGATTTGCAAAGAACGAGTATATATATGACGGAGATATAGTAACAAAAGACTACTTTGAAGATTTGTACAAGCAGTTGAAAGATTATAAAAAAGCTTTAAAGAGTGACTTTGTTAGCTTTAAGGGCGTAACAGATGAAATGAATACCTTCATAGATAGTATTAATAAGATTTACGCATCTATGAGTCATACCTCAACGGAGATAGCCGGGGTTGTAGAGCAGGTAGCAAGTGGAGCCATAGCGCAGGCAGAGAATACAGAGACTGCTGTATTTAGCTTAAACAACAATATACAATCCCTTAATGCAATAGTAAACAATGAAAATATCAATAAAGATAAGCTGGATGAGGCAATGGCTAAGATCAATAATTCCTACATTAATGTTGAAGGTACCACAAGGAACATTTTGGGGACCCTTAACAGCTTCCGCCAGGTAAAGGATCTGGGAATTAATCTGGAGGGAAAGGTAAACGACATTACAGGAATTGTATCCATAGTATCCAGTATAGCAGAACAGACAAATCTTCTTGCCCTGAATGCTTCTATAGAAGCTGCAAGAGCAGGAGAGCACGGCAGGGGCTTTGCAGTAGTAGCAGACTCTATCCGTAAACTGGCAGAACAATCAAAAGAAGCTGTTGAGGATATAAATTCTAACTTGGCTATATTTGTCAGCGACATTAACGCTCTGGTTGATAGCATTGAGACTCAGTATGATATATTAGAGTCAGAAACAAAAAGTCTAGAAAATGTAAGAAGTATAAACTTTGAAGCTAATGAAGCAATAAAGACTGTAGCGGCCTCAATGACTGAGACAATCAAAGAGCTTAACAAAGAAGCTGAATCCATTGCAGATATTTATAACGGCATAGAATCCTTAGCCGCCATAGCAGAGGAAAATTCAGCTTCATCCCAAGAAGTAAGCTCAAGTGTTGCTACTTATATCAATGAATTGAACAAGCTTATGGATAGTATTCAAGAGTTTAGGAATATTACGGAAGAGTTTAAAACAGGCTTAGGAAAATATAAGATCTAA
- a CDS encoding SpoIID/LytB domain-containing protein, translating to MAIRVKSNRFYFIVAILLTSLLTILFWPRKIQHAVLVECDGKTSTFFVGEKLLKYRTGSINFEKYSVLNFKRNAFKVYGFSKVDAMQERVMYKTEDSYDLEVSGLKKVNEEAHYYQIDKDNKISYSYASKLIVGKSNLKIYKNKKDELKTFIMTPLDYSTIRVAISTDNFDSVYHNKIQLTAQSPLKIYSKREDYSTVVPAETLISLDPTDGKIKLTINELSREFSSRLYIEGDEIAVNSLKRLDDKTMAPVYSGIMEITPAASDLLMINEVDLEEYLTKVVPSEMPASSALEALKCQAIAARTYAISDMLANRFAKEGYHVDDSQKSQVYNNIQAHPSTTEAVMATKGIIMTSEGMPIDAKYYSTSAGTGANYNEIYFRPDGTSDPRPYLKYSSYITDDFKLPSTEEEWLDFYTRKDIRAYDSSYPYFRWNIVYPTDALSKTLNKTLENLYSKESAREFMTIKVDGKPYETLPTLTKLKDIKILRRGEAGNVITISYIFENAEVEVSGDGNIRPSIKCSEEYAGMPITVLGANGKALTNVNSLPSSFFAIKKDGENFIIYGGGFGHGVGMSQYGAVELGKQGMSFETILGTFYKDVKLEQIY from the coding sequence ATGGCAATTAGAGTTAAGAGTAACAGGTTTTACTTTATCGTTGCTATTCTTCTGACATCACTATTAACAATACTCTTTTGGCCCAGGAAAATTCAGCATGCTGTACTGGTTGAGTGTGATGGTAAGACATCTACTTTTTTTGTAGGAGAAAAACTCCTAAAGTACAGAACCGGTTCCATCAATTTTGAAAAATATTCTGTTTTAAATTTCAAAAGAAATGCTTTTAAGGTATATGGCTTCAGTAAGGTTGATGCCATGCAGGAGAGGGTAATGTATAAGACCGAGGACAGCTACGACCTGGAAGTTAGCGGACTAAAGAAAGTCAATGAGGAAGCCCATTACTATCAGATAGATAAAGATAATAAAATATCCTATAGTTATGCAAGCAAGCTAATTGTAGGAAAAAGCAATTTAAAAATCTATAAAAATAAAAAAGACGAGCTAAAGACCTTTATAATGACTCCATTAGACTATTCAACAATAAGAGTTGCAATATCTACTGACAATTTTGATAGTGTCTATCATAATAAAATACAGTTGACTGCCCAGTCTCCACTTAAAATATATAGTAAGAGGGAAGATTATTCCACTGTTGTACCGGCTGAAACCTTGATTTCTTTGGATCCCACTGACGGTAAAATTAAACTTACCATCAATGAGCTCTCCAGAGAATTTTCCAGTAGATTGTACATAGAAGGTGACGAAATTGCCGTAAATTCTTTGAAGCGCTTAGATGATAAGACTATGGCACCGGTATACAGCGGCATTATGGAAATTACCCCTGCAGCTTCTGACTTATTAATGATCAATGAAGTGGATTTGGAAGAATATCTTACAAAGGTGGTGCCTTCAGAAATGCCGGCTAGCAGTGCTCTGGAAGCATTGAAGTGTCAGGCTATAGCTGCAAGAACCTATGCCATTTCCGATATGCTTGCCAATAGATTTGCAAAAGAGGGCTACCATGTGGATGATAGTCAAAAGAGCCAGGTATATAACAATATACAGGCTCACCCAAGCACCACTGAAGCAGTTATGGCGACCAAAGGTATTATAATGACTTCAGAAGGAATGCCTATTGATGCTAAATATTACTCTACCTCTGCCGGTACCGGGGCAAATTACAATGAGATATACTTCCGGCCAGACGGTACCAGTGACCCTAGGCCATATTTGAAGTACTCCTCTTATATAACCGATGACTTTAAGCTGCCTTCTACCGAAGAAGAGTGGTTGGACTTCTACACCAGAAAAGATATTCGAGCTTACGACAGTTCTTACCCTTATTTCAGGTGGAACATTGTTTATCCTACTGATGCCCTTAGCAAAACCTTGAATAAGACCCTTGAAAACCTGTATTCTAAGGAATCTGCCAGAGAATTCATGACCATTAAGGTTGACGGAAAGCCTTATGAGACCTTACCTACCCTAACTAAACTTAAAGACATCAAGATATTAAGGAGGGGAGAAGCAGGTAACGTCATAACAATTTCCTATATTTTCGAAAATGCTGAAGTTGAAGTTTCCGGAGACGGAAATATTAGGCCTTCTATAAAATGCTCTGAGGAATATGCAGGTATGCCTATCACCGTATTAGGTGCTAACGGTAAGGCCCTGACTAATGTAAATTCCTTGCCCTCATCCTTCTTTGCTATAAAAAAAGATGGTGAAAACTTCATTATATACGGAGGCGGATTTGGACATGGTGTAGGCATGAGTCAGTATGGTGCCGTAGAACTTGGAAAGCAGGGTATGAGCTTTGAAACAATATTAGGTACCTTTTACAAGGATGTAAAATTGGAACAAATATATTAA
- a CDS encoding helix-turn-helix domain-containing protein has protein sequence MSRIAEKIKLLRIEAGMSQKTLAKKLGVAESYINEVEIGRKIVNEAMINRLSKIFNKDINDMSMSVELESAEEETMEELFGKVSKPAPAKKTVSAPAKGAELNDTWSGAFASVLKSVPVYDYNLTSVITTKLMPIQNNKVEGFAQDKVLYIQIADDDMLGYRMAKGDLAFCHYTSEVANNAICLIEHNGTRVVRQIKKLDSNKLLLLSNRGSLKTETVGVKDIKVIAKLERVEFNL, from the coding sequence GTGAGTAGAATAGCAGAAAAGATAAAGTTACTTAGAATCGAGGCTGGTATGAGCCAAAAGACATTGGCCAAGAAGCTAGGTGTAGCAGAAAGCTATATCAATGAAGTGGAAATTGGAAGAAAGATAGTCAATGAGGCTATGATTAACAGACTATCAAAAATATTTAATAAAGACATAAATGATATGTCTATGTCTGTGGAATTAGAAAGTGCTGAAGAAGAAACCATGGAGGAACTTTTCGGCAAGGTTTCAAAGCCTGCTCCGGCAAAAAAGACAGTGTCAGCTCCTGCTAAAGGGGCTGAACTAAATGACACCTGGAGTGGAGCTTTTGCCTCTGTTCTTAAGAGTGTACCGGTGTATGATTACAATCTGACTTCTGTTATAACTACAAAGCTTATGCCTATACAAAACAATAAGGTAGAAGGTTTTGCACAGGATAAGGTGCTTTATATTCAGATAGCGGATGATGATATGCTTGGCTATAGAATGGCAAAAGGAGATCTTGCTTTTTGCCACTATACTTCTGAAGTGGCAAATAATGCTATATGTCTCATTGAACATAATGGCACAAGAGTTGTAAGACAGATTAAAAAGCTGGACAGCAACAAGCTATTACTGCTTAGCAATAGAGGAAGTCTTAAGACTGAAACTGTTGGAGTTAAGGATATAAAGGTTATTGCAAAGCTTGAAAGAGTAGAATTTAATTTGTAA
- a CDS encoding DUF3783 domain-containing protein — MDNNKCILIYGFNQEERDILHTIKEQEALPEYKNITDTMTSMTLRNIIDGIKLELVSKPLPEEKVIIFNNLSDNELDRAIRSMRSSLQARPIFAVVTPTSIDWTFADLLEHLIEEREFYRNRQKRGTQGE, encoded by the coding sequence TTGGATAACAACAAATGTATATTGATATATGGTTTTAATCAAGAAGAAAGAGATATACTACATACTATCAAGGAGCAGGAAGCTTTACCGGAATATAAAAATATTACGGACACAATGACTTCAATGACCTTGAGAAATATCATTGATGGCATAAAGCTGGAATTAGTAAGTAAACCACTTCCTGAGGAAAAGGTTATTATATTTAATAATCTTAGTGATAATGAGTTAGACAGAGCCATCAGATCAATGAGGAGCAGTCTGCAGGCAAGACCAATTTTCGCAGTAGTAACACCCACCTCTATAGATTGGACATTTGCAGACCTGCTGGAACATTTAATAGAGGAAAGAGAATTTTATAGGAATAGGCAGAAACGGGGGACACAGGGTGAGTAG
- a CDS encoding peptidylprolyl isomerase codes for MNPIATIKMKNGGTLKAELYKDIAPNTVKNFVSLCNKGFYNGLIFHRVIPGFMIQGGDPDGNGTGGPGYSIKGEFTANGFKNDLKHTKGVLSMARAMHPDSAGSQFFIMVANASHLDGQYAAFGKVIEGIEVADAIVSVPTDFRDKPYEDQVIESITVDTFGEELGEPEIIR; via the coding sequence ATGAATCCAATAGCAACAATAAAGATGAAAAATGGGGGAACCCTTAAGGCGGAGTTATATAAAGATATAGCCCCCAATACTGTAAAAAACTTTGTTAGTCTTTGTAATAAGGGTTTTTATAATGGACTGATATTTCATAGAGTTATTCCAGGTTTTATGATTCAGGGGGGAGATCCTGATGGTAATGGAACCGGAGGACCAGGCTACAGCATTAAAGGGGAATTTACTGCCAATGGCTTTAAGAATGATTTAAAACATACAAAGGGAGTATTATCCATGGCAAGAGCTATGCATCCTGACTCAGCGGGAAGCCAATTTTTCATAATGGTAGCAAATGCTTCTCACTTAGATGGACAGTATGCAGCCTTTGGAAAGGTCATAGAAGGTATAGAGGTGGCAGATGCCATTGTGTCTGTACCTACAGACTTCAGAGATAAGCCATATGAAGACCAGGTAATAGAATCAATAACTGTTGATACCTTTGGAGAAGAGCTTGGAGAACCTGAGATTATTAGGTAA
- a CDS encoding glutamine synthetase, giving the protein MLKDLLFTIPKEKHSEGDIKTILGMHPEIKFVSLVGIDLSGNDTDEKIPVKLFLEDIETFFKGAIQTDGSSVVLPGIATINNAKLDMVADPNANWFVDYNYENIDEETGRPVGTLRIPCFLFHEGKAVDSRHILKSSIEYFEKTLFELLKAHPKALEDYGITVDDIEKVVATSATELEFWVKTPNDEAELEALSTSQVLQEQYWKRTKGSVRTALEQCLDLMGRYGLEPEMGHKEVGGVKSKLTETGSLTHIMEQLEIDWKYSDAIQAADNDLLVRTMVKEVFRRNGLDVTFMAKPIDGVAGSGKHTHVGMAIKLKNGKMINLFTATKKHFLSIFGYASVMGVLKNYEVINPFVSATNDALRRLKPGFEAPVCIVTSLGHTIEEPSRNRTILMGLIRDMANPYATRFELRAPNPHTNTYLCLAALYLAMIDGIKYALTNDKTEDELLAELSKKPGEPADYLEKDRAYRSEEDVFEDYSEDERDAYFGKAPATLYENLIAFDKYPEKAGILKQGGVLNDLLIKSYRLAVEKRWITEINNRIIHNYIDEIRACKMLHCPEKALDLDISNWMTINDLRIYLMKDTYTNKSLFTRIKEASIAGDYEKVSQLQIEMDMKMKVLREIYSAYKKNLLDI; this is encoded by the coding sequence ATGTTGAAGGATTTACTTTTTACCATACCTAAGGAAAAGCATTCTGAGGGAGACATAAAAACTATTTTAGGAATGCATCCTGAAATTAAATTTGTATCTTTGGTAGGCATAGATTTATCCGGTAACGATACGGACGAAAAGATTCCGGTAAAGTTATTTTTAGAAGATATAGAAACCTTTTTTAAAGGAGCTATCCAAACAGACGGCTCATCAGTAGTCTTACCGGGCATAGCTACTATTAACAATGCTAAGCTGGATATGGTGGCTGATCCAAATGCAAATTGGTTTGTAGATTATAATTATGAAAATATAGATGAAGAGACTGGAAGACCTGTTGGAACCCTTAGAATTCCATGCTTTTTATTCCATGAAGGTAAGGCTGTGGATTCAAGGCATATTTTAAAAAGTTCCATAGAGTATTTTGAGAAAACACTGTTTGAACTGCTAAAAGCACATCCAAAGGCTTTAGAGGATTATGGAATTACTGTTGATGACATAGAAAAGGTGGTTGCGACATCTGCAACGGAATTGGAGTTTTGGGTTAAGACTCCTAATGATGAAGCGGAGCTGGAAGCTCTGTCTACATCACAGGTTTTACAGGAGCAATACTGGAAGAGGACAAAGGGCAGCGTTAGAACTGCTTTGGAGCAATGTCTGGATCTTATGGGCAGGTACGGTTTAGAACCTGAGATGGGACATAAAGAAGTTGGAGGAGTAAAATCCAAGCTTACTGAAACCGGAAGTCTTACTCATATCATGGAGCAGCTAGAAATAGATTGGAAGTACTCAGATGCTATCCAGGCTGCTGACAATGACTTATTGGTAAGAACCATGGTTAAGGAAGTTTTCAGAAGAAATGGCTTGGATGTTACCTTTATGGCTAAACCTATTGATGGGGTAGCAGGTAGTGGTAAGCATACACATGTTGGGATGGCCATAAAGTTAAAGAACGGAAAGATGATAAATCTGTTTACAGCAACTAAGAAACACTTTTTGAGCATATTCGGCTATGCTTCAGTAATGGGAGTGTTGAAGAACTATGAGGTTATAAATCCTTTTGTATCTGCAACCAACGATGCCCTAAGAAGATTGAAACCTGGCTTTGAGGCTCCTGTTTGCATTGTAACTTCACTGGGCCATACTATAGAAGAACCTTCAAGAAACAGAACCATACTTATGGGACTTATCAGAGATATGGCTAATCCCTATGCTACAAGATTTGAGCTAAGAGCACCAAATCCGCATACAAACACCTACCTTTGCCTTGCTGCTCTTTACCTGGCAATGATAGATGGTATAAAATATGCCTTGACCAACGACAAGACTGAGGATGAGCTGCTTGCTGAACTTTCCAAAAAGCCTGGAGAACCCGCTGACTACTTGGAAAAGGATAGGGCTTACAGGTCTGAAGAGGATGTATTTGAAGACTATTCTGAGGATGAGAGAGATGCATACTTTGGAAAGGCTCCGGCAACCTTGTATGAGAACCTGATAGCCTTTGATAAGTATCCGGAAAAGGCAGGGATATTAAAACAGGGCGGAGTATTAAATGACCTGTTGATAAAGAGCTACAGGTTAGCCGTTGAAAAGAGATGGATTACTGAAATTAACAACAGAATCATCCATAATTATATTGATGAAATAAGAGCCTGTAAAATGCTTCACTGTCCAGAAAAGGCCTTGGACTTGGATATTTCGAACTGGATGACCATAAATGATCTTAGAATATATCTAATGAAGGATACCTACACTAATAAGAGCTTGTTTACAAGAATAAAAGAAGCTTCAATAGCAGGAGACTATGAAAAGGTGTCTCAGCTTCAGATAGAGATGGACATGAAGATGAAGGTATTAAGAGAAATATACTCAGCCTATAAAAAGAATTTGTTAGATATATAA